The nucleotide window AAAATTAAAATGCCCTCGTTATGAAAAAGATATTTGATGACCTTTCTTACCACGTAAGTAAGCATACCACTCACCGGTATAGCACCAGCTTTTCGATGGGCATTTTTGCGCTGCAACCCGCTATCAGGCCCGCTATTTATGCGATCTACGGTTTTGTAAGGCTGGCTGACGAAATTGTTGACAGCTTTCACGATTACAATAAGTCTTTATTGCTGGGGCGTTTTAAAGAGCAGGCCACACAAGCTATTAATGAGGGGATATCGATTAATCCCATTATCAATGCTTTTCAGCAAACTGTTAAGCGCTATAATATTGATATCGCGCTTATCGATCAGTTTCTACTTAGCATGGAAATGGACCTGGAACAGGTATCTTACAATTCGGAGCTGTATAAACAATATATACTGGGCTCAGCAGAAGTAGTGGGACTGATGTGCTTGCAGGTTTTTGTAAATGGTGATGCCAGGCAATATGAGCAACTGAAGCCGCAGGCCATGAAGTTGGGCTCGGTATTTCAAAAGGTTAATTTTTTGAGGGATCTGAAGGATGATTACCACAACCTGGGCAGAACTTATTTTCCTGATATAGAAATGCAGGTGTTTAATAATACTATTAAAAATCAGATTGAGGAGGAAATAGCCGCAGAGTTTAAGGAAGCGCTTGCAGGCATTTTGAAATTACCCCGTTCATCGAGATTTGGTGTCTACCTGGCTTATAAATACTATTGGTCATTATTCGAGAAAATAAGAAAAACACCAGCCGAGCGCATTTTAAAAGAAAGGATACGGATTCCTAATGGAAGAAAGTTGTCTTTAGCAATGAGTAGCTATTTTCAATATAAATTAGCCTGGCTCTAATAGCAGTCATGAATAAGCTATCTACAATAACAATAAAAATAATGCTGTGAATCTTTTGATTGTACTGGTTACGTTTGTCTTAATGGAAGGGGCTACCTGGGTCATTCATAAGTATATTATGCATGGATTTT belongs to Niabella yanshanensis and includes:
- a CDS encoding phytoene/squalene synthase family protein — protein: MKKIFDDLSYHVSKHTTHRYSTSFSMGIFALQPAIRPAIYAIYGFVRLADEIVDSFHDYNKSLLLGRFKEQATQAINEGISINPIINAFQQTVKRYNIDIALIDQFLLSMEMDLEQVSYNSELYKQYILGSAEVVGLMCLQVFVNGDARQYEQLKPQAMKLGSVFQKVNFLRDLKDDYHNLGRTYFPDIEMQVFNNTIKNQIEEEIAAEFKEALAGILKLPRSSRFGVYLAYKYYWSLFEKIRKTPAERILKERIRIPNGRKLSLAMSSYFQYKLAWL